DNA from Aliarcobacter skirrowii CCUG 10374:
TTTCAAGTTCAGCTTGTATATGTTTACTATCGGTGTCATTCATTTGACACCCTAAAGTTTGTATAAATAGTTTTTTACTCATATTTTATATACTCAAAAAATTAAAGAGCATGAACCTCATACATATACTCATCATCTGCTAAACCATACTTTATCTCTCTAAAGTAGATATTAAAACCCTCTTTTTCTAAAGATTCAACTAAAGCCATCATATCTTTGTGTGAGTTGTCTCTATCAAAATAAAAAATCTTCTGAGCCTCTTTTTTTAGTTCATCTTTAATCTTATCTAATTGAACTTTTTTTGGCTTCTCATTTAATTCATTTCTAGCAAGTAGTAATTCCATTTATTAAACCTTTTTTTTATAATTAATCGGACATTTTATTCAATAATTGCTTTAATTTCTATAAAAGGTAAATTAGATATACTATTGCTCTAAAACTTGCATTGAAAATCAAACTCACCATTTCAATGTTAAAAACAAATAAAGGTACATTTATGGATAAAATAATTGATATTTTAGACTCTATTGCTTATGAAAAGGGTCTTAAAATTACTGATGTAGAAGCAGCTTTAAAAGAGGCTTTAATAAAAACTGCTCAAAAAATGGTTGACCACTCTTTGATATTTGATGCAAAAATAGATAGAGCAAATAAAAAATTAATTCTTTTTCAAAA
Protein-coding regions in this window:
- a CDS encoding HP0268 family nuclease produces the protein MELLLARNELNEKPKKVQLDKIKDELKKEAQKIFYFDRDNSHKDMMALVESLEKEGFNIYFREIKYGLADDEYMYEVHAL